One region of Salvia miltiorrhiza cultivar Shanhuang (shh) chromosome 3, IMPLAD_Smil_shh, whole genome shotgun sequence genomic DNA includes:
- the LOC131016824 gene encoding putative late blight resistance protein homolog R1C-3, producing MAAYAAIVSVIHIIDTIEHHHSPPICIDKQQLESLTRILTSLQEFLEGYKSPVADGDEADPLEMRIVDAAHAVEDVIESHIVDVIKLGRSSPNPNEIFLQGYVVDAVHVAEEVNSGEEVSCIDFYQDLQQVIEEMNVIKKEAMEIAAEAQLQRKVSSTHAGSLTSSSNVKEGMMVGFDDVQLQLLDWLTGGNRNRQILPIIGMGGIGKTTLARHIFEHALVKEHFDICAWTTISQTYNIRETLGQVLKQVTGNLGSDDLSENELGEKLYKYLYGRRYIIILDDMWSVEVWDKMRFFFPDYNDGSRVIVTTRLSNLATELTNSNSIDMRFLDDVSSWSLFSKTVFGDEVFPLQLEEIGKKIVGKCKGLPLSIAVIGGLLAKSELTLEYWEHIEKNLSSIVNSENDEYCLRVLKLSYDHLPAYLKPCFLYMGMFGEDEVIRTAQLMRLWVSERFLKPIINKSSKTIANEYLKELVDRNLILIHKLGNLGNIYSCKMHDLVRDVSFQEAEKQRFYYVLGQDCPRGINSQHRIFIPRSTSAMTVRDAMETMSSRARSFICDDDTVPELLDFRFLRTLSTYKYSRGYLDENVFQLVNLRYLSGALREGFQIPSSISLLWNLHTLIVSCWGEHTTAPVEIWKMHQLKHVEFKYPGMYLPDPPSGDSDVMMENLETLKGVLDFNLNEEVVKRIPNIKKLSITYMYKVMERVKCLSYLQCLSKLESLTCSIGNDEYLQSISFPHSLKKLYLDCGDSFPHLEEILEKIGSLPLLEKLTLTYGQFATRGWEIVEGQFPSLKYLRLWECMNMECWTLEGSCLPRLEQLELWFMESLEEFPSEIGEIPNLKSIELLYCSESAVVSLKKIVEEQEELQGEPSIHV from the exons ATGGCGGCATATGCAGCCATAGTTTCTGTTATACATATCATCGATACAATCGAGCATCACCATTCCCCTCCAATTTGTATCGACAAACAACAACTTGAATCTCTCACTCGAATTCTTACCTCTTTGCAGGAATTTCTTGAAGGTTATAAGTCCCCTGTTGCTGACGGAGATGAAGCTGATCCGCTGGAGATGCGTATTGTAGATGCAGCTCATGCTGTTGAAGATGTTATCGAATCACATATTGTGGATGTGATTAAACTGGGTAGATCTAGTCCCAATCCCAATGAA ATATTTCTCCAAGGCTATGTTGTAGATGCAGTTCATGTGGCTGAAGAAGTGAATTCTGGAGAGGAAGTCAGTTGCATCGACTTCTATCAAGATCTACAGCAAGTGATAGAAGAAATGAATGTGATTAAGAAGGAAGCCATGGAGATTGCAGCCGAAGCTCAGCTGCAGAGAAAGGTCTCCTCGACTCATGCTGGCTCCTTGACATCCTCTTCCAATGTGAAGGAAGGCATGATGGTGGGCTTTGACGACGTGCAACTTCAACTCTTGGATTGGCTCACTGGAGGGAACCGTAACCGCCAAATCCTCCCAATCATAGGGATGGGCGGGattggtaagaccactcttgcccgGCATATATTTGAGCATGCCCTTGTTAAGGAGCATTTTGATATTTGTGCGTGGACTACAATTTCTCAAACTTATAATATTAGAGAAACACTTGGTCAAGTTCTTAAACAAGTGACTGGAAATCTGGGTAGTGATGATTTGAGTGAGAACGAATTGGGAGAAAAGTTGTACAAGTATTTATACGGTAGGAGGTATATTATAATattggatgatatgtggagtgtAGAGGTGTGGGACAAGATGAGGTTTTTCTTTCCCGATTACAATGATGGGAGTCGAGTAATTGTAACGACTAGGCTCTCAAATTTGGCTACTGAGTTGACAAACTCCAACAGCATTGATATGAGATTTTTAGATGATGTTAGTAGCTGGAGTTTGTTCTCCAAAACTGTATTTGGGGATGAGGTTTTTCCTCTTCAACTCGAGGAAATCGGAAAGAAGATCGTGGGGAAGTGTAAGGGACTTCCTTTGTCGATTGCTGTGATTGGGGGTCTTTTGGCAAAGTCCGAACTTACATTGGAGTATTGGGAGCACATAGAGAAAAACTTAAGCTCAATAGTGAAttcggaaaatgatgaatattgcTTGAGAGTATTGAAACTGAGCTATGACCATTTGCCTGCCTATCTGAAGCCTTGTTTTTTGTACATGGGGATGTTTGGGGAAGATGAGGTAATTAGGACCGCACAACTCATGAGGCTATGGGTTTCTGAACGCTTTCTCAAACCAATAATCAATAAAAGCTCGAAAACAATTGCCAATGAGTATCTGAAGGAGCTAGTTGACAGAAACCTCATTCTAATTCATAAGTTGGGGAACCTTGGGAATATTTATAGCTGCAAAATGCATGATTTAGTGAGAGATGTATCAtttcaagaagctgaaaagcAGAGGTTTTATTATGTCTTAGGGCAAGATTGTCCTCGAGGGATAAATAGCCAACACCGCATTTTTATTCCCAGAAGCACTTCAGCTATGACAGTCCGGGATGCCATGGAAACTATGTCGTCACGTGCTCGTTCTTTCATATGTGATGATGATACGGTTCCAGAATTGCTAGATTTCAGATTTTTGAGGACACTGAGTACATATAAGTATTCCAGAGGGTATTTAGATGAAAATGTGTTTCAATTGGTGAACTTGAGGTACCTTTCGGGTGCACTTCGTGAGGGGTTCCAAATCCCTTCTTCAATTAGTCTGCTCTGGAATCTACACACACTAATTGTTTCTTGTTGGGGTGAACATACGACTGCACCAGTAGAAATTTGGAAAATGCATCAGCTTAAGCATGTCGAGTTCAAATATCCAGGAATGTATCTCCCAGATCCTCCGAGCGGGGATAGTGATGTTATGATGGAGAATCTAGAGACGCTCAAAGGAGTGCTTGATTTCAACTTGAATGAAGAAGTGGTTAAGAGAATTCCCAATATCAAGAAACTGTCTATAACATATATGTATAAAGTAATGGAGAGAGTGAAGTGCCTCAGCTATCTTCAATGTCTGAGTAAGCTGGAAAGCTTGACGTGCTCTATTGGAAATGATGAGTATCTGCAGAGTATTAGCTTCCCGCACTCACTCAAGAAGCTGTATCTTGATTGCGGAGATAGCTTCCCGCATTTGGAGGAAATTCTGGAAAAGATAGGTTCGTTACCACTTCTTGAGAAGCTCACACTGACGTATGGGCAGTTTGCAACGCGCGGTTGGGAAATAGTTGAAGGCCAATTCCCCAGCCTCAAATACTTGAGATTGTGGGAGTGTATGAATATGGAATGTTGGACGTTAGAGGGCTCCTGCTTGCCACGCCTTGAGCAACTTGAGCTCTGGTTCATGGAGTCGTTGGAGGAGTTCCCTTCAGAAATTGGAGAAATACCAAACCTCAAATCAATTGAATTGTTGTATTGCAGTGAATCAGCGGTTGTGTCTTTGAAAAAGATAGTAGAGGAACAAGAGGAATTACAAGGAGAGCCATCCATTCAT